The genomic DNA TTTCTGGAAGTTGTTAAATAGTAATTTATATTAGCTTCTAACAATGAAGGCTGTGGTGTTTAGAGTTACCACTAAAAGTAATAAATGAATATACAATTGACAGTTGACAAAAGAGGCAAAATGGCAAACTTAAATCATAAATTTAAAGGCAGGTGCTTATGGATAAGAATTATAGCATAATATATGGTAACTTTATAGAAATAGGGAAATGTAGATTTAGTTCAAAGATGTCAGCAGTCAGAGTTCAGTTACACAGTACCATCCTATAGTTAAAACAGTAAGATGATGGGTATCTAGAATATGTTTATGTTTGGAATGAGCTAGAATATGTTTAAATAACTCATAGAGAAAGTCTCAAATGTATGAATCATGAAGTGTTAAAGCAgactttagaaaatgaaattcatgAAAATGGTAACCAAAAGGAAATTGATGTGGATAACAATGTCACAAAAAGTCAACTTTAATGAGAGATGCTAGATGTAAAAAGGCACACTTTATAACAAAGGGTCATATGTGCTAGGAAAATGTGGCAATGTTAATGAAGCTTCAAACTGTAtgaaacaaaactttcaatcataaAAGGACAAACAAAATCAGATAAAGAGATTAAGAAAATCCTCAAAGATGTAAAAATGTGAAAAGCCCTGTGTAACAAACTCAAATGAATTAAATATACATGTTTATACATATTtgaaatgtatacatataattttaaaacaatactgAGCAAGTGTTAGAATATAAAGCAATTTAACAAATTTTGAAGAATTGAGATTTTTTTGAATATATACTGTCTTCACTTTGAAATTGATCTAGCATTTCATAATGAGACATTTCAAACTCCATGATAGTTGTGAAGAAAGAcccttaaatataattaaaaataatctgaagAAGAAATGTTCATTTATACTAGGAAAAGTTGTGAGTTGaacaatattaaaatacaaaatgaaaacattgtgaGGCATAGCCAATACTTTGGCTTTAGGAGAGTTATACCTTACCCCAAATATATCAGTGAAAATGCTGTATTCAGAAGCTGCCATGGTTTCTTTTACCCCTAGGTCACACATAAAACTGTTCTATAAAAGGATGAATTCCTCCTCTTttgctcctccttccctttctgcttctcctcctctttctcctccttcttcttacCCTCAtcctatttctctttctccagaaGTCCCAAAACCTCCACCCAGTGAGTGAACAGCCAGCATACAGGATGAGTTCAACTGCCACCTAATTCTACTGACCATCTTAGGAGGACCATTAAATTGGGCCTGTCAATCCcaagaaacatgaaagaaaaaaacacattttcttttaccCACCTACTGTTGGGGTAGATTGTCACACATATATAGGTGAACAGAAATATAGTTTAAGAGTAAGATTAAaagacaataagagaaacaaacataaagaagAAGGAAGGTAGTGACAAAGTGCAGATAATTTAGAAAACAGATGAGCAATGCCGAAAAATGAATAACACCAAGACCTTTGTTTGGAAAACACAAGTTAAGTGACAAACAGCTGGGATGGAGATGTTGAATGGACAATGAGGTGTTTGGAATGAGAATAAGCTAACACTGGTCATCAGTTGATGAGCTGTCagggaaggatttggaggtgtggtcgtgttggaggtgtgtcactggaagtgggATCCTAAGTTCCAAAAGCCTACACCAGGCCCAGTTTCACTTTTGGTGCCACAATTGCTGctatgatgataaaggactaagcctctgaaaccataagcaagttcccagttaaatgctttttttgttgttgtttttttgaaagagttgcttggtcatggtgtctcttcatagcaatataacagtaactaagacagaggtaTAGAAGATGAtggaatagatagatagatagatagatagatagatagatagatagatagttagatagatagacagatagatagatgatagatagatagaagttAGATTATAAATGAAAGATATAAGGGAATTTGAAATAATCctagtaaaaataaagaagagaatttataaaaaacacaaacatatcACTCAATATTCCTTCTTCAAAATGAATTCTGAGAACAAGAATGAAGACCTAAGTACATGTTAGGCAGGTTGGGTATCCAAGagtatgaaaataatgaaaagaactTAATAGCACTATATTCAGAAATTTATatgaaactgaaagcaattccTTGAGTGATACAATTTACCCCAATGCATTTAGCTGTATAATCAGATACTtttatatatagtaaataaattaaGATCATGAGTCATTGCACACACAACAACATAGTGCACACATAGAGACACAATACACAAATAGCCACATGCTGCAAGTGGCATAATAAATGAACTTAAACACTGAAGTAAGAAATAGAACCAAACTATTCAggcaatagaaaaaaagaaatagttctaCCTTGCTTTTGTTCCTATGAAAGGTGGGTACAGGAACCTGGTGTTACAAAAAAATGTGAGGAGTCTAGACGGGAAAGGAAAACATACTAGTCATATCATGAATATAACCACAGATATCATTTTAAAAGTCCTAGTTGAATCCAGAAATGTATGAAAGGGGCACAGTGTCTTGGTAAGATTTATTTCAGAAATGCAAAAATCAGTCAGGGTCATTTATCAGCTTATAGAGTTaataagaaaaccaaataatTTTCTGTGTATATTCAGCGGTGGTAAAACTTTCCACTTGCTTATGAATCAAATATGTACAAAATGAGAATATTCTTAATCTGATCAGATGAATCTTCACAGACTGATTGAAATACAAATTCATTTCCACTCCTATGATGTGTATGTTAAAAATCAGCCTTTCAAGGCTTGAATGGAAACAGTTGATGACAAACATCTCTTTCGTTTGAGATTATACTCAGACCAATACATAAAAAAACCAATATTTTAAGAGTTAAACAAATTAACAAAGTATTTGAACAAACTTTTAAACAAATGTCACCTAAATGGCCAATaacatgaaaatgtatttaatcGAATTAATAaccaggaaaatacaaattaaatcatAACTATATTATAAAACCTCCAGAGgaccagaaacagaaacaggacaTCCCAAATACTGGAAAGAATTAGTGGCATCTGGTTTGCAACACACAGCTGGAGGGAGTATAATTTAGATTAATCTCTTTGGGAGACAGCTTGGTCATAACTACTAAAGTAGAACATGTCAGACTCCTTGCCCCTGTGATTCCAGTTGAGATATATCATCCAGGGGAAGTACATGTGTAAATCCATCGAAGTCTTGCTTAAATAAGAATATTCGTGTCAACATTCTTCACAGTCATCAAAACTGAGAAAATGACCAATTGtgcttcatctgtgaaatggataAATAAACATTCTGATAAATCCATAGTATACAGTATTATACAGGAGCAAGAAGCCATGAACTACAAGTTCATGTAGCACATGGTTGTGTCTATAAATGGATGGGTAATTAAGAAGGCaggcataaacacacaaaaattcacAATCTGAGTTTGTCTGGACACATTACAAACAAGTGAAGCTGATCTGTGGTGTCTCAAAGTCAAAGGACCTTCAGCTACACAGAGTGCTTCTTGAGCAATAGTCACCCTTGGTCTCACTGGAAGCTTGTGCTGCTGGTCTGTGGTGGAGCTCAGTACCAGAGCATAGCCTAGCACACATAAGCCCTCAGCTTGAATCCACACAATCTTAAAAAATGCATTTGtatactttatttttacaaaatgataATATATACCGGAGGGTTGGATTCTTTTCTATATGTATAACACAGTTCATTGAATAGTTTAAAAATGAGCAAAGGCAGTTTCAAAGGTAGTATATCCAGGATGGATGCAGTCAAGTAAAGTCCAATAAAGACTACCTGTAGTTCACTCTGCCTGTTGCCACTTGATTCCTGAAATGACACTTACTCCATGCTCTTATAGTCACTCAGATTGGAGACACTGCTCTTCCATCTCTGTTTCTACTTGGCTTCTGCTATTCCTCACTCATCAgtcttccccattttctcttctctttcttccccagatCCCCCACCCTTACTTACCCTgatccctcattctctctcttccccacttgCTCCCTCCTAACCACATTCCTCTTACTGACCAAGAATCTATCAAGATAACTAGAAGAGTTATACTGAACATGCTGAATCTAACAGAAGTGTAATGATGCTACCAGGCAGGCCACTATCACATCTGAAAACAGGTTAGAATATGTCTCAGGTGTTAGTTGGATGGGAGGAATGCATAGATTTGAGTTTTATAACTAAAGATGACTTTTAGCCATGGGTTTAGAAGTAGGCACAACCAAACCATAGCTTTGTTTAATCCCCAAACCCTGCTGGATACTATAGAACACTACTGTAATTTCTCTCCATGTTCTGGATCTCATCCTCAATTGCTGACTGATAGGAAATGTCTGTATCTGTTCTATGAACTCTCCAAATCTACAGCACTAAAAACTGCTTTTTGAACTATTTAAAAGTACTGCTTCAGATATGAAAGATTAGGGCTTGGCTATTTCTCTAGAGCACATTAGCTCTGATTAAAATGAGATGCTGAGGCTGGGGATATGATTCACTAGGTAAAGCTCTTGTTGCACAAGTTTGAGAACCTTAGGTTGAATACCCATGCACAGCTGGGCACAGCTGCACAGCTGCAATCCTGGTGTTTCTGTGCCAAGGTGTGACAGAAAAGGGAGATCTCACAAACTCACAGGCCAAGTATCatagcatacacacaaaaaaagaaccTGTCTCAGGAGCCGACACCTAAGGTTGCCCTCCAAGCTCATGtgcatgtttctctgtgtgcacGCTTGCAATCACATACAtatcatacacatatgcacatgcacacagacacaaaataaataaattaaaaccagaagctattttcttttctcctttaaatcTGGAAGAAGGAGTGTCAGGTTGTTGGATCTATTTTAGGAGAGGCATTgaagtttctttctgtgtgtttactttgAAGAGACTGATTCTATACAACTATCCAATTGTAGATATAAACGAATGTGCTGTTGACAATGGTGGCTGTCACGACCAATGCTGCAATACGATTGGCAGTTATTACTGCAAATGTCAAGCTGGCCAAAAGTTGGAGGAAGATGGCAAAGGATGTGAAGGTAACAGTGAAGACTGTCTGCCTCCTGATAAGGAAACAGAGAACATCTACATAATGCAAAGACCAGGGTTGTTTTCCATCCGAGTCAGTTGAAGCACTTGTGTTAAATACTGTCAAAAGCGTATCTTCTTCTTGTGCCTAGATTATAAAATTGCAGCCCATTAGAACACTTCAAGTAGCTTATTATAGGCAGCATATGATTATATGCTGGTGTTGGTTGTGCCACGTTCTGATTATAGAATTTTGATCATTTAAATCCTGGGGTAAAGCAcatttttgaaagcattttatttacttctatAGAAAAATGGTGCTTCTCATAAAAGAGTCATATGTTGCTAAAACAGAAACGTGGTGCACAAAGCTTACATGGGGACAGCATCCTTGCATCAAAAGAGCTTTTGCTCTGAGTTTAACCGTTTTCAAATtaattcttttcatcttttatttttctaattcacCATCTTATTTACTTGACAGCCATTGAGTTCCTGTTCTCTATTAGGCATTATTCTATGCCTTAGAGATGTAAAATTAATAAGCAATAAATTCTTCCCCAAAGGAACTCATTGATTAGAGGAAAAGATGGAAATGTGTGCTCAGATCTACAAACCGATGTGCTCGGGAATTCTTAAGTGGGGTTAAATGCACTGGAAACAAAGAGACATGGGCTGTACTCTCAGTTCTTCCCCTAATTGTGTAACCTTGGAAAAGTGCCTTAATCTCTCTAGGATTGCCATCTGTAAAAGTTAGAATAACATTAGCTCCTAAAACCACCAGCAAAGTTGCTTTGAGAAATAAGACAATGCATTCAAAACACTTAGTGTAGAGGATGACACAGCCTAGGCTCAGGATAACCATGCACTGTGCTTACATTCAGTTTGCTGGCTGCTCCCCTTGGGAAGGTGAAGTGGGAAGAGAAGGCTTCCCACTCAAAGCACTGAGAAGGGGCTCTGCCTGGGAGGATCATATGTGCTACTCTTCATTGTTGTCTTTTCTGGATTTTCCCTAGCCTTTCcactataattttataaatttaggcATCATTGTCTGTTGATTTGGTTGTTTAAGAGCATGAAAAGTAGGAAAGTATTCTAGCTGTGATGTAGACATTGATCTTAGGAAATTTTACTCCCTGCCTCCCTGGACAGTGTTCATGAGACATATGTAAGTAAAGAggtaaagagaataaataaagacATTCCTAGTGAAGGTGCCCTGGACTGAGGTAATGAGTTTGGTAGGGATtgttttatttggctcacagcACAGGCTCAAATGATCAGTCTCCTCCACCATGACTTGATCATGCTATCACTTGGAAGTTTTAAGATAGACAGGCATGTTCAAGGAAAAGAGAACCTGTGATCTTCAGAGATAGGCTTCACTCAGGGAAGGCCTTTCTGGGAAGGTATAAATTCATGAGGCCAGGGTCTTCTCCATTCATtgattcatccatccacccatccatccatccatccatccatccatccattcattcaatcACTTCCTTGGGATAATTTGTAACTTTGGGTGTGGCTGACAGTAGTACTCAAGTATGGATTCAACATCAGAGGTATCCACCGGTTGAATGAGAGAGACTGAATGGCCACTGATGGCAACACACACTGTGCCACTGTATGTTGCTAGTTGTGACTTTCCCCATCCTGTCAGGCAGTGACCTGTGTGTTGTCCTTTTGCAGAAGATTGTCACAATTACCAACTTCATTATTATAGAAACATTTCACATGCTCAGCCCAACTAATAGCTGATGTTAGACATAACAATTCTACCGGCATTCTCTAGCAGTTGTTAGGCTAACAGAACAGGTTAGACACTATACTTCACAGTGCACTTTCATCCATTCATCTTATATCAACCCAAATTGTCTCGTAAACACTACTTGGTGGAGTGTTTTCTCCGGCTGCATTGAACTGTGGTAGCTTTGTAGAAACTGTGTAGGACTAAAACTGCATTTGATGGGACTCAACAGGGGCATCACAGTGCCGCTTTGCCCCTTACCTGGACCCAGAAATGAGAGTAGGGATGTGGAAGGAAGCACCTTTCCCACAAAGACTGTCCCCACCTGCAGTCTCACTCCTTGGCATTTGTTGTTTTCACTTCCTGAAGTGACTGGTAGATGTTATGCTGACCTAGCCATGCTGCTGACTCAGTTGCAGAACCTGTGTTAACTTAAACTTGTTCAAACACATAGTGTTGATGTACATACCCACCTGCCATCCCAAAGGAAGTAAGAGACAATTTATTTGGGAGCCAAACAAAAGTGACCATGACCCTGACCTGGAAACACTGATTTAACACAGCCCAAGTACCATGTTTAAATATGCTAACAGTTCCACAAGATTCTAAATTTacagaaaagggaaattaaaaatcAAGATACATTTTTAATGCATTGGTAAAAATATCAGGTAAGTAAGTCACAAAATCTGGGGAAGTCTTTGCTATAGGCCTCAGATGATACCTGATAGCATACTAAACCTTTTGTTGGTGATACCTAGGGGTCTGTTTATAGATTCCAATGGATTTACTTACTGATAAAAAATGATGATAAGGTCACATAGAGAAACTAATAAATTGGGCAAAAGATGACCCAAGATAATCTGCCTTAGACTTCAAGATTCCATACCCTCCACATGGTTTAGATACTGATTGGCTCACAATAATTAAGTTAAAAGCAAGAGAAGGTTTTCCTCTGATGTCCCTCACCCTCCTGGCTCCTaaaattctccctccctctcctcagcaggactCCCAAGCTCAGCCCAATATTTGGCCTTAGttctctgaatctgcttccatcagtgaagccttccatagatGAAGGCTCTCCCATGACAacagggtagtcaccaatccgATCACAGGGAATGGCCAGTTAAGGCTGTGTACCCAtgctgccaggagtcttagctggggttatccttgtagacTTGTGGAGGTTTCCCTTCTATCAGGCTTCTACTAGATTCTAACTACATAAACCCCCCTTTCCATTATCTTTCTCAGCGTTCTCCCTCTCGACCCACCCTGCAATCcaatccctcaagttcccatacCCATCTGCCCCAATCTACCAGGAGATATCCATTTCTCTTCCCAAGGAGTTCCATGCATCCCCCTcagccctccttgtttcctagcctctctgtctgtggattgtagcatgattatcctttactttacagttaatatcaACTTATGGGTGAGTaaatgccatgtttgtctttctgggtctgggttacctcactcagaaagtgatattttttttctactcccattcatttgccttcaaatttcctgatgtcattattttaaacagctgagtgatactccattgtgtaaatgtactacatttttttaaatccattcttctgttgaggggcatttaggttgttttcaaCCTAAATGTGTTTTATGAATgtagctgctataaacatagttgaacaagtgtctttgtggtgtgattgagcatcctttgggtatatgcccaggagttaTTTAGCTGGGTCAATTacatattttctgagaaactgccatattgctTTTCAAaaaggctgtacaagttttcaatCACACtaccaatggaggagtgttctccttgctccacatcctctccagcatgagttgtcactgtgtttttgattttaaccattttgATGGGCATAATATAGAATCTGAGAGacattttgatttccattttcctgatggttaaggatgttgcaCATTATTTGTTTCTCTGCTATTTGAGATTCTtatattaagaattctctgtttaggttgTGCCCCCATTTTTAAGttggattatttgggtttttgatgtctagtttctctagttttttatatattttagagattggccctctgtcatatgtggtattagtgaatatcttttcccatttagtAGGCTTCCATTTTAtactatttttaaacttttgaccTTTGCTTTATTTGTGAAAATAGTCATGTCCACATAAATGAAATGACTTTACTATAGTGCACTCATTGGCTCTGTATTTTGCCATTCTGGCATCCAGGATACCAGCTGAAATGTTTTCCCAGTCCTGGTGGGAGTCACTGAgggttcttcctttccaaagtgTGGAGCAGAGGCATGTCCTTTAATCTGAGTTGCAGCAGGTGCAGGCAAGAGTTCCTCTCTGGTTTCTTTACTCAATTTATCTTTTTCATAaaaatctttgctttttattttaatttcttctctgtatttttcaTTCTTTAGTATATCCTCCATAGTAGGTGGAGTCTTTCTCGTCCTTCTAATCCATGCTTCCCGCTCTGTTGGGATGTCTCCTGCTTCATAGTCTAGATCTTTTCTGTTTGCTGCTTCTACAATTCTTTTCTCTTGAATAGTCTGTCCTCTCCAGTTCTTGTACTTGGGGATGTAGTAGTATTTGTTCCCCAGATGGTCCGTGCCCACATGTTCCCTCACCTCCTTCAACAGAGCACTCTGTGTGGAGCGCAGCACACCCTGCCACCATCCCGTGCCACCGCACAGCTCAAGGTCTCTAGACTCCATTTTGTCCCattgacagtgtcttttgtcTTACACAAGATTTTCAGttccatgaggtcccatttattatttgttaatcttagtatctgtgctactggtgttctatttatgaagttgtctcctgtgcccacACATTCAAGGCTGTAACCAGAGAGCctcatgggactgacctaggccttctgcatatatgtgacaattgtgtagcttggtctttttatGGGGCTCCTGGCAATGGAAGCAAGGTCATCCCTAGTGCTTTGGCTGGCCCttaggaacctattcctcatgctggattgccttgcccagcctgaatacagggGGAGGTATTTGATCTTATGGCAGTTTGGTAggccatgctttgctgatacccatgggaggcctgcccctttcaaATACTGAGGAGGGGTGCATTGGGTGGGGGAAacaagaagggaggagggaggagagactaTGGTCTGggatataatataaattattaataaaaaataaaaatttaagaagtgAAAAAAAGTGAGAGAAAAGATTTGGAAGTCCAATACAGTTTAAAGTCACTGTAAGTGAGTGGCTAATGGGTCACTAGAGTTTTCTCACTGGCTGCTCTAGATAAAAGGTCTGTTGGTTTCAAAGAACTTTGTGTGGGATGCTACAGCCATAGAATTGAGTGGTAATTTAAGACCGTAGCCTATTTAACTCATTTAAGTTgctttcaaaatataaaacagcaTTATAGTGGgtattatcttattttaaaactacatttgtTGTAACAAATCTAGAGTATCCTCAGTGAGACTGAAGCATTTGTAAATGgctttgtcagtgtgtgtgtgtgtgtgtgtgtgtgtgtgtgtgtgtgtatgtaagagagTGAGTGGGTTTGGGTGTTTAGTGAGTGTGTGCTTGGTTGTGGCTGTGTGGGTGTAAGTGGGTGTGGGCGAGTGTGAATGAGTGTGAGCATGTCCATACTCTGACAGGAATGTGGACATTAGAGTATAGcttctggagttggttctctccttctaactTTATATGGTCTCTAAGGAtccatgaggggaggggaggatagAGGGAGAGTACTAGGAAACATaattgctgagtagtactttattgtataaacgtaccacattttctctatccattcttcggttgagggtcatctaggttgcttccaggttttggctattacaaataatcctgctatgaacatggttgaacaaatgtccttgttgtatgaatgtgcatctttagggtatatgcctaggagtggaattgctggatcttgtggtagaccgattcccatttttctgaggaatctccatacttatttccaaagtggctgtacaagttgacattttcaccaacagtggaggagtgatcccctttctgcacattctttccagcataaactatcattggtgtttttaattttagccattctgacaggagtaagatggtatctcaaagttgttttgatttgcatttccctgatggctaaggatgttgaacactttctatgtgactttcagccattttagattcctctattgagaattgtctatttaattctgtatcccactttttaattggattatttggtgttttggagactagcttcttgagttctttgtatattttgaaaatcagccctctgtcagatgtaggattggtgaatatcttttcacattctatgggtagccattttgtcttgttgactgtgtcctttgccttacaaaagtgcctcagtttcaggaggtcccatttattaattgtagatcacagtgtctgtggtactggtgttatgttcaggaagtggtctcctacaccaatttgtttgagggtactaCCTACCTtgtcttctaagagtttcagtgtggctagatttatgttgaggtctttgatccatttggacttaagttttgtgcatggcaatagaaatggatctatctgtagtcttctacaggtcagcaccatttattgaagatgctttcttttttccattgtattattttagtttctttgtcaaaaatcaggtgttcctagatgtgtgggttaatatcagtgttttcaattctattccattggtctacctgtctatttttgtgccaataccaagctgttttcaggactatgactctataatagagcttaaagtccaggatggtgatgcttccagaagttcctttattgtacagggttgttttgactatccttggtcttttgtttttcattacaaagttgattattgttctttcaaggtctgtgaagaattctgctgggattctgatggggactgcattgaatctgtagattgcttttggcaagattaccatttttactgtgttgatcctatctatccaagaacatgggattGTTTCTTCACGATCTttaaataattgtgttgggattttgatggggattgtgctgaatctctagattgcttttagAAAGATGtctgtttttactatgttaatcctatgGATCCAttggcatgggagatctttccatcttctcctatcttcttcaatttcttccttcaaCGACTTGAAGTTGTCATCCATGATATTCTCTTGTGCTATAGACTCTTGAGAATGTCAAAGGtactatttttctttacaaacaGGAGGACAGGGTGATGCTGGCAATAGGGACAGACATTGTTCAACATCTTCTGAGACTGCATTTCCTAAT from Cricetulus griseus strain 17A/GY chromosome 1 unlocalized genomic scaffold, alternate assembly CriGri-PICRH-1.0 chr1_0, whole genome shotgun sequence includes the following:
- the LOC103159203 gene encoding NADH dehydrogenase [ubiquinone] 1 alpha subcomplex assembly factor 2-like — encoded protein: MESRDLELCGGTGWWQGVLRSTQSALLKEVREHVGTDHLGNKYYYIPKYKNWRGQTIQEKRIVEAANRKDLDYEAGDIPTEREAWIRRTRKTPPTMEDILKNEKYREEIKIKSKDFYEKDKLSKETREELLPAPAATQIKGHASAPHFGKEEPSVTPTRTGKTFQLVSWMPEWQNTEPMSAL